A single window of Emcibacter nanhaiensis DNA harbors:
- a CDS encoding formimidoylglutamate deiminase, which produces MNKSSRYLIEKAYVEGRWQENLLMEVDPAGLILRLEEQGDAAGAEIIDGYALPSLVNVHSHAFQRAMAGRAEYGSGREDSFWTWRDVMYRCAAHITAEGLYHIARRLYLELLQGGYGVVCEFHYLHHHPDGHSYGESAEMSLAIIRAARDVGIALCHLPVLYMTGGFDRRALSGSQSRFGHSPESYRELWQTLEKECGPDMTLGLAFHSLRAVPVEVIREFDDFAPNAPRHIHIAEQPAEVADCLAHSGQRPVAYLMDHVTVDDKWCLVHATHLDEREIGMLAASGAVAGLCPTTEANLGDGLFPLEDFLAAGGRIAVGSDSHVCREVREELRWLEYGRRLDTGRRAVTASDRQPHCGTRLYDECLDGGAPASGFKTGRLAPGYRADLVVLKQDSIGLVCLPDEQILDGYIFNGNEATIDRMMVGGRWVLREGRHAKEEEINTGFRQVMEGLLANGNNHA; this is translated from the coding sequence ATGAATAAATCGTCCAGGTATCTGATTGAAAAGGCCTATGTGGAAGGCCGTTGGCAGGAGAACCTGCTGATGGAAGTGGATCCGGCCGGCCTGATTCTGCGCCTTGAGGAGCAGGGCGACGCAGCGGGGGCGGAAATTATCGACGGCTATGCGCTGCCGTCTCTGGTCAATGTTCATTCCCATGCCTTCCAGCGCGCCATGGCTGGCCGGGCGGAATATGGCTCGGGCCGGGAGGACAGTTTCTGGACCTGGCGCGACGTCATGTATCGTTGTGCCGCCCATATTACCGCAGAGGGCCTCTATCACATTGCCCGCCGGCTCTACCTGGAACTGCTGCAGGGCGGTTACGGCGTGGTTTGCGAATTCCACTACCTGCACCATCATCCGGACGGCCATTCCTACGGCGAATCGGCGGAAATGTCGCTGGCCATCATTCGCGCGGCGCGGGATGTGGGCATTGCCCTCTGTCATCTGCCGGTGCTCTATATGACCGGCGGGTTTGACCGGCGGGCGCTCAGCGGCAGCCAGTCGCGCTTCGGCCATAGTCCGGAAAGCTACCGCGAGCTGTGGCAAACCCTGGAAAAGGAATGTGGGCCGGACATGACCCTGGGGTTGGCGTTCCACAGCCTGCGTGCCGTGCCGGTGGAGGTGATCCGGGAGTTTGATGATTTTGCCCCCAATGCCCCCCGCCATATCCATATCGCCGAGCAGCCGGCGGAGGTGGCGGACTGCCTGGCCCATTCCGGACAGCGGCCGGTGGCCTACCTGATGGACCATGTGACGGTCGACGACAAATGGTGCCTGGTCCATGCTACCCATCTGGATGAGAGGGAGATCGGGATGTTGGCGGCCAGCGGGGCGGTGGCCGGACTATGCCCGACCACCGAGGCCAACCTGGGCGACGGGCTGTTTCCGCTGGAAGATTTCCTTGCCGCCGGGGGGCGGATTGCCGTCGGTTCGGACAGCCATGTCTGCCGCGAGGTGCGCGAAGAATTGCGCTGGCTGGAATATGGCCGCAGGCTCGATACCGGCAGGCGGGCGGTGACGGCTTCGGACCGCCAGCCTCATTGCGGTACCCGGCTCTATGACGAGTGTCTCGACGGCGGCGCCCCGGCCAGCGGCTTTAAAACCGGGCGTCTTGCACCTGGGTATCGGGCCGACCTGGTGGTCCTGAAGCAGGACAGCATCGGTCTCGTCTGCCTGCCGGACGAACAGATCCTGGACGGTTATATTTTCAACGGCAATGAGGCGACAATTGACCGGATGATGGTCGGCGGCCGGTGGGTGCTGAGGGAGGGACGGCACGCGAAAGAAGAAGAGATCAACACGGGCTTCCGCCAGGTGATGGAAGGCCTTTTGGCAAACGGGAATAATCATGCATAA
- the hutC gene encoding histidine utilization repressor, whose product MHKMVDNVGPLYQKIKDHILQRIADGDWPAGSRVPSENELVKLFKVSRMTTNRALRELTDEGVLMRVAGVGTFVAEVKAHSHPLEIHNIADEIHGRGHDYSAKVLILEEVRAGAETASWMEINKGESVFHSRIVHFEQGRPIQLEDRFVNPEVAPGYMAQDFSRTTPYEYLMSMAPLLKAEHVVKAVMPDGATRQHLDMDENEPCLLVERRTWSGDRVVTIARLWHPGSRYELSGKFRP is encoded by the coding sequence ATGCATAAGATGGTGGACAACGTGGGACCTCTGTATCAGAAAATAAAGGACCATATTCTGCAGCGGATCGCCGACGGCGACTGGCCGGCGGGCAGCCGGGTGCCGTCGGAAAATGAGCTGGTCAAGCTGTTCAAAGTCTCGCGTATGACCACCAACCGGGCGCTTAGGGAGCTGACCGATGAGGGGGTGCTGATGCGGGTTGCCGGCGTGGGCACCTTTGTCGCCGAGGTCAAGGCGCACAGCCACCCGCTGGAAATCCATAATATTGCCGATGAAATCCACGGCCGCGGCCATGACTACAGTGCGAAGGTGCTGATCCTCGAGGAGGTACGCGCCGGGGCGGAAACCGCGAGCTGGATGGAAATCAACAAGGGGGAGTCGGTGTTTCACTCGCGAATCGTCCATTTCGAACAGGGTCGGCCGATCCAGCTCGAGGACCGCTTCGTTAATCCGGAGGTGGCGCCGGGCTATATGGCCCAGGATTTCAGCCGCACCACGCCCTATGAATATCTCATGTCCATGGCGCCGCTCCTCAAGGCGGAACATGTGGTCAAGGCGGTGATGCCGGACGGGGCGACGCGCCAGCACCTGGACATGGACGAGAATGAGCCCTGTCTTCTGGTCGAGCGCCGCACCTGGTCAGGCGACCGGGTGGTTACCATTGCCCGGCTCTGGCATCCGGGCTCGCGATACGAACTGTCGGGGAAATTCAGGCCTTAA
- the hutU gene encoding urocanate hydratase has product MKNARTVKAPTGTTLNAKSWATEAPLRMLMNNLDPEVAEHPEELVVYGGIGKAARNWDCFDGIVESLKSLEADETLLVQSGKPVGIFRTHEGAPRVLIANSNLVPHWATWDHFNELDKKGLMMYGQMTAGSWIYIGSQGIVQGTYETFAEMGRQSYGGDLAGKWILTAGLGGMGGAQPLAATMAGASMLAIECQSDRIDFRLRTGYLDERAESLDEAMEKITRACAEGRALSVGLLGNAAEIIPEMVKRGIKPDAVTDQTSAHDPVNGYLPLGWTVEQWERMRLSDPKTTAREARKSMAIHVQAMLAYHEMGIPTFDYGNNIRQMALDEGVENAFAFPGFVPAYVRPLFCKGIGPFRWAALSGDPEDIYKTDQKVKELIPDNPQLHNWLDMARERIKFQGLPARICWVGLGERHRLGLAFNEMVKNGELSAPVVIGRDHLDSGSVASPNRETEAMKDGSDAVSDWPLLNALLNTASGATWVSLHHGGGVGMGFSQHAGVVVLCDGTDQAAEKVGQVLWNDPASGVMRHADAGYEIAIGCAKEKGLKLPMITGLGA; this is encoded by the coding sequence ATGAAAAATGCACGCACAGTCAAGGCCCCGACGGGCACCACATTGAACGCCAAAAGCTGGGCCACGGAAGCACCGCTCAGGATGCTGATGAACAACCTGGACCCGGAAGTGGCCGAGCATCCGGAGGAACTGGTGGTCTACGGCGGCATCGGCAAGGCGGCCCGCAACTGGGACTGTTTTGACGGCATTGTCGAGAGCCTCAAGTCGCTGGAGGCGGATGAAACCCTGCTGGTGCAGTCGGGCAAACCGGTTGGTATCTTTCGCACCCACGAAGGGGCGCCGCGGGTGTTGATCGCCAACTCAAACCTGGTGCCGCACTGGGCGACCTGGGATCATTTCAACGAACTGGATAAAAAGGGCCTGATGATGTACGGCCAGATGACTGCCGGCAGCTGGATCTATATCGGCAGCCAGGGCATCGTCCAGGGTACCTATGAGACCTTCGCCGAAATGGGTCGCCAGTCCTATGGTGGCGACCTCGCCGGCAAATGGATCCTGACCGCCGGTCTCGGCGGCATGGGCGGGGCCCAGCCGCTGGCGGCGACTATGGCCGGGGCCAGCATGCTGGCCATCGAATGCCAGTCGGACCGCATAGATTTCCGTCTGCGCACCGGTTACCTGGATGAGCGCGCTGAAAGTCTCGACGAGGCGATGGAGAAAATCACCCGCGCCTGTGCCGAGGGCCGCGCCCTGTCCGTTGGCCTGCTGGGCAATGCGGCGGAGATTATCCCGGAGATGGTGAAAAGGGGTATAAAGCCCGATGCGGTGACCGACCAGACCTCGGCCCATGACCCGGTCAACGGCTATTTGCCGCTGGGCTGGACCGTGGAGCAGTGGGAGCGGATGCGCCTGAGCGATCCCAAAACCACCGCGCGCGAGGCCCGCAAGTCCATGGCCATTCATGTGCAGGCTATGCTGGCCTATCACGAGATGGGCATCCCCACCTTTGACTATGGCAATAACATCCGGCAGATGGCGCTCGATGAAGGGGTGGAAAATGCCTTCGCCTTTCCGGGCTTTGTTCCGGCTTATGTGCGGCCGCTGTTCTGCAAAGGCATCGGCCCGTTCCGCTGGGCGGCGCTGAGCGGCGATCCGGAGGATATCTACAAGACCGACCAGAAGGTCAAGGAGCTGATCCCGGACAATCCGCAGCTCCACAACTGGCTCGACATGGCCCGGGAGCGGATCAAGTTCCAGGGCCTGCCGGCGCGGATCTGCTGGGTCGGGCTTGGCGAGCGGCACCGGCTCGGACTCGCCTTCAATGAAATGGTCAAAAACGGCGAATTGTCCGCCCCGGTGGTGATCGGCCGCGACCATCTGGATAGTGGTTCGGTGGCGAGCCCCAACCGGGAAACCGAAGCCATGAAGGACGGCTCCGACGCGGTGTCCGACTGGCCGCTGCTTAATGCGCTGCTCAATACCGCCAGCGGCGCAACCTGGGTCAGCCTGCATCACGGCGGCGGGGTTGGCATGGGCTTTTCCCAGCACGCCGGCGTGGTGGTGCTGTGTGACGGCACCGACCAGGCGGCGGAAAAAGTCGGCCAGGTGCTGTGGAACGATCCGGCCAGCGGCGTTATGCGTCATGCCGACGCGGGGTATGAGATCGCCATCGGCTGCGCCAAAGAGAAAGGGTTGAAGCTGCCGATGATCACCGGGTTGGGAGCCTGA
- the hutH gene encoding histidine ammonia-lyase — translation MTSKFVLHPGNLTFADLRRVAAGFCPIELADSAWKNIERSRATVERIVEEQDTAYGINTGFGLLANTSIPPSQLDDLQRNLVLSHSCGVGDDLPDEVVRLITVLKISSLSQGYSGVRPELVQHLIDFHNAGLLASIPEKGSVGASGDLAPLAHFAGALMGEGFIRFDGEKLPAPVALDKAGLKPLRLKAKEGLAILNGTQVSTALALRALFDIEKVFGAAVVAGAMSLDALKGSIAPFDDRIHRIRRQPGQRDVAPLYPALLEDSGILASHEKCSKVQDPYSLRCQPQVMGACLDLMRQAGETLIREADAVTDNPLIFSCEGDVISGGNFHAEPVAFAADMLAMAVSEIAALSERRLAILIDPYMSGLPAFLVHDSGLNSGFMIAQVTAAALVSENKTMAHPSSVDSLPTSANQEDHVSMATYGARRTGEMARNAATVVGIELLAAAQGIDFHAPLRTSPALQVYHDRIRREVDFYDRDRNFAPDLEKITAMVLAGDFAAVAERLLPGAEE, via the coding sequence ATGACGTCAAAATTTGTGCTTCATCCCGGCAACCTGACCTTTGCCGATCTTCGCCGGGTGGCCGCCGGTTTCTGCCCGATCGAGCTGGCCGACAGCGCCTGGAAAAATATCGAACGGTCCCGCGCCACCGTGGAGCGGATCGTCGAGGAGCAGGATACCGCTTACGGCATCAACACCGGCTTCGGCCTGCTGGCCAATACCAGCATCCCGCCAAGCCAGCTCGATGACCTGCAAAGGAATCTGGTCCTGTCCCACAGCTGCGGGGTCGGCGACGACCTGCCGGACGAAGTGGTGCGCCTGATCACGGTGCTGAAAATCTCCAGCCTGTCCCAGGGTTATTCCGGGGTGCGGCCGGAGCTGGTGCAGCATCTGATCGATTTCCATAACGCCGGGCTGCTGGCCTCGATCCCGGAAAAAGGCTCGGTCGGGGCGTCGGGCGATCTGGCGCCGCTGGCCCATTTCGCCGGGGCGCTGATGGGCGAAGGCTTCATCCGTTTTGACGGTGAAAAACTTCCGGCCCCGGTGGCGCTGGACAAGGCGGGGCTCAAGCCGTTGCGGCTCAAGGCCAAGGAAGGACTTGCCATTCTCAACGGCACCCAGGTGTCGACGGCGCTGGCGCTGCGGGCGCTGTTTGACATTGAAAAAGTGTTCGGCGCGGCGGTGGTGGCGGGGGCCATGTCACTGGATGCGCTCAAGGGCAGCATCGCCCCGTTTGACGACCGCATTCACCGGATCCGGCGCCAGCCGGGCCAGCGCGATGTGGCGCCGCTTTATCCGGCGCTGCTGGAAGACAGCGGCATTCTCGCCTCCCATGAAAAATGCTCCAAGGTGCAGGATCCCTACAGCCTGCGCTGCCAGCCGCAGGTGATGGGCGCCTGCCTCGACCTGATGCGCCAGGCCGGGGAAACATTGATCCGGGAAGCCGATGCAGTGACCGACAACCCGCTGATCTTTTCCTGTGAAGGCGATGTGATTTCCGGCGGCAACTTCCATGCCGAACCGGTGGCCTTTGCCGCCGACATGCTGGCCATGGCGGTCTCGGAAATCGCCGCCCTGTCGGAACGCAGGCTCGCGATCCTGATCGATCCCTATATGAGCGGCCTGCCGGCCTTCCTGGTTCATGACAGCGGCCTTAATTCCGGCTTCATGATCGCCCAGGTGACGGCGGCGGCGCTGGTCTCGGAAAACAAAACCATGGCTCATCCCTCCAGCGTCGACAGCCTGCCCACTTCCGCCAACCAGGAAGACCATGTCAGCATGGCCACTTACGGTGCCCGGCGCACCGGCGAGATGGCCCGCAACGCGGCCACGGTGGTGGGGATCGAGCTTTTGGCGGCAGCCCAGGGGATAGATTTCCACGCCCCGCTCAGGACCTCGCCGGCGCTGCAGGTCTATCACGACCGGATCCGCAGGGAAGTGGATTTTTATGACCGCGACCGTAATTTCGCCCCGGACCTGGAAAAAATCACCGCCATGGTGCTGGCCGGCGACTTTGCTGCGGTGGCCGAACGACTGTTGCCCGGGGCGGAGGAGTGA